In Spirosoma sp. KUDC1026, the sequence TACGTATATCCTGGTCAAAGGAATCAAAGAAGCCGCTAGTACGAATAACATTATTGTAGTTACGAAAGTGGTTGCGGTAATCTTCGTAATTGTGGTAGGTTCTTTCTATATCGATACAACCAACTGGACACCGTTTATTCCAACGGAAGTGATGGACGATAAAGGGCAGCCGCACTTCGGTTTCAATGGTATCGTTACGGCCGCCAGTATCGTTTTCTTCGCTTACATCGGTTTCGACGCCGTGTCGACTCAGGCTGGCGAAGCCATCAACCCCACGAAAGACGTACCGTTCGCCATCATCGCGTCGCTGATTATCTGTACGCTGCTCTACATTCTGGTTTCGCTGGTACTGACCGGTATGGTACGGTACGATAGCTTGGACCTGAAAGCGCCCGTTGCTCAAGCCTTTGCTGACGTAGGTCTGACCTGGGCGGTATACCTGATCACGATTGCCGCCATTGCCGGTCTTACTTCAGTTATGCTGGTGATGATGCTGGGCCAGACCCGAATCTTCCTGGGTATGGCGAAAGACGGTCTGCTACCAAAAGGCTTGTTTGCAGCCATTCACCCAACGTTCAAGACCCCCTACAAGAGCACAATCCTCGTAGGAGCGATTATTTCGGTTGTGGCGGCTCTGACACCCATCGACAAAGTTTCGGAGCTGTGTAGCTCAGGAACGCTGCTGGCGTTTGCCATGATCTGCGCAGCTGTCTGGATGTTACGTGTTCGCGAGCCTAATCTGGAGCGCCCATAC encodes:
- a CDS encoding APC family permease: METKLKPVNTSVMRKKPLSAYAADMQKSELKRVLTRWGLTSLGIGAVIGGGIFVLTGIAAHDWAGPALALSFVLAGVACTFAALCYAEFASILPVEGSAYAYSYGTVGEIFAWFIGWNLILEYMMGATTVAVSWSGYFEKLMHLFHIELPVWLMNDPITAQEKAGILRAAGQNVPDFTFAINLPAFLIVWVVTYILVKGIKEAASTNNIIVVTKVVAVIFVIVVGSFYIDTTNWTPFIPTEVMDDKGQPHFGFNGIVTAASIVFFAYIGFDAVSTQAGEAINPTKDVPFAIIASLIICTLLYILVSLVLTGMVRYDSLDLKAPVAQAFADVGLTWAVYLITIAAIAGLTSVMLVMMLGQTRIFLGMAKDGLLPKGLFAAIHPTFKTPYKSTILVGAIISVVAALTPIDKVSELCSSGTLLAFAMICAAVWMLRVREPNLERPYRTPALPIVATLGILANLYLMWNLRVDTKIAFLIWGTLGIIVYFLYSRKHSNLNNPEE